The Chitinophaga caeni genome segment TGGCTAATCATACGGGCCGCGCCGCTCGTGCCGATCGTTAGGGTGGCAACCTGCTCCCGGATGGCGCCCGAGCCTACTTGCGCCATGCAACCATCGCTACCGCCGATAATGAGCTTGGTGCCGATGGGTATCCCCATTTTGGCTGCAATCGCTGGTTTCATAATTTTAAATACACTGCCGGGAGGTACCGGGTGCGGCAAGACATCTTTCGAGATGCCCAATGTTTCTAATGCCAGCGAGCTCCATTCGTGTTTACGGATATCGAAGAGGCCCATCGCGGAAGCAATATTGTAATCAACAACATATTCGCCCATGCAATGCCAAAGAAAATACTCCTTGATCCCGATAAATCGATAAGCTTTTTGGAAGACCTGCGCTTGTTCCGATTGTAGCCATTTGATTTTGCTCAATGGCGACATCGCGTGTATTGGCGTACCCGTTTGCTGGTAAAGCTCTTGCCCGATGGGCGAGTTTTTGATTGCTGCCGCCGCTGCTGCACTGCGATTATCACTCCACAACATCATGGGCATGAGTGGTTTGCCGGTTTTGTCTACGGCTATTAAGCTATGCATGGCAGCGCTAAGGCTAATCGCTTCAGGTGTTTTAGATTGGCTCGTGACAGCTTTCCGGATGCAGTTAAACACGGCTTCAATTACCTGGTCAGGGTCTTGCTCGCTGTACCCGGGCCCGGGATGATTGGTAGGGTAATGTTCTGAATAAACACTTTCCACCTGCCCCGGGGCGAAAGATAAAATCGTTTTAGCACTGCCGGTTCCTATATCTACGCCCAATACATATTTACCGTTACTTTCCATCAGCTAAAATTTTTATTCTATAAAAAAGCCTTTCCGTATTCGAGTTTTAATTTATAGATTTATTACCGTTCCAAGATGAATTAAGGTCAATTTTGGTCAATATCTGTTAAAATTTATCCACAAATCCACGATTATGGCTTTTGAAATCAAGAAGCAAGCGAAAATGTATGATGTGTGTATCGTTGGTTCTGGTGCCGGGGGAGGAATGGCCGCAAAGGTGCTCTCGGAAGCAGGACTTTCGGTGGCGCTATTAGAAGCGGGACCCAATTACGATCCCGCAGATCCAAAACAGGCCACCCAATTAAAATGGCCATATGAATCTCCGAGGCGAGGAGCCAGTACTACCCGACCTTTCGGTGATTTTGATGCTGCGTACGGCGGATGGGAAATTGAGGGAGAGCCCTATACTACTAAAAATGGAACCCAGTTTGATTGGTTCCGTTCCAGGATGTTAGGGGGGAGAACGAACCACTGGGGACGTATTTCTTTGCGCTTCGGACCTAATGATTTTAAACACAGAAGTCTTGATGGATTGGGGGATGATTGGCCGATTTCTTACGATGATGTAAAACCGTTTTATGATAGGGTTGACAAGATGATCGGTGTGTTCGGCACCCGTGAAGGCATCTACAATGAGCCGGATGGCTTTTTCTTGCCGCCACCGAAACCCCGGTTACATGAATTGATGGTTAAGCAAGCAGGAGACAAGCTCGGTATCCCGGTAATCCCTTCACGTTTATCAATTTTGACCCGTAAGGTGGATGACCGCAGGGGCGCATGTTTCTATTGTAGTCAATGTAGCCGCGGATGTACTATTTACGGGGATTTTTCCTCTTCATCCGTATTGGTGAAGCCTACCCTGAAAAGCGGTAACGTAGATCTTTACGTTAATGCAATGGCACGCGAAGTATTGACAGATAGTGAAGGAAAGGCAACCGGTATCTCTTACGTTAGCAAGGATGATATGCAGGAATACGAGGTGAAAGCCCGCGTGGTAGTATTGGCTGCGAGTGCCTGTGAATCGGCCAGGTTGCTCCTTAATTCTAAATCCAAGCGTTTCGAAAATGGATTGGCAAATGGTAGCGATGTTGTTGGTAAATATTTACATGACTCCACGGGTTCATCAAGGGCAGCATTTTTGCCTTCCCTGATGGATCGTAAGCGTTATAATGAAGATGGTGTAGGCGGCATGCACATGTACATTCCATGGTGGTTGGATAATAAGAAATTAGATTTCCCAAGGGGCTACCATATTGAATTTGGTGGTGGTATGCACATGCCTTCATACGGTTTCGGTTTCGGTATCGAAAAATTAAATGGAACCGTGCCTGGAATCGATGGCAAGATGAAACCTGCCGGTGGTTACGGCGTTGGTTTGAAGAACGATTACCGCCGCTTTTACGGTGCAACCGTGGGATTTGCAGGGAGAGGTGAAGCCATTGCCAGGGCAGATAATTATTGCGAGATAGATCCGAACGTCGTTGATAAATACGGCATCCCGGTACTGCGTTTCCATTACACCTGGAGCGATCACGAGATCAAGCAAGCCAAGCATATGCAAGATACTTTCGAGCAGATCATCCATGAAATGGGCGGTGTGCCGCTTGGAACCAAACCCGGCGAAGAAGAAAGGTACGGCATTGAAACACCGGGAAGGATTATTCATGAGGTAGGCACTACGAGGATGGGTAGTGATCCGCGCAAATCGGCATTGAATAAATACAACCAAGCCCACGAGGTGAAAAATTTATTCGTTGTAGACGGTGGGGCATTCGTATCTCAAGCCGATAAGAATCCTACCTGGACAATCCTTGCATTGTCGCTCCGTGCTTCCGAGTATATTGTTGATGAGTTGAAAAAACAAAACTTGTAATTTTTCATCATTCAACTAATGATCATTAATTCATTGATATAAAAAACTAATTATAATGGATAGGAGAGATTCGCTTAAATCTTTAGTATTCGGCTCTTTATCTGTTGGCGCTATATTAACCGCTTGCGGTGAAGGTGGTAAAGACGCCAAACATGCAACCGCTCCAATGGCGCCGGGTTATGGCCGAACACCTGATGAAGCTAAAAGGGATGCTGCTCTGAAAGAGGAAGTGTTTTTCACGGCTGCCGAGATGAAAACTATCACGGTATTAGCGGATATCATCATCCCGAAAGATGATACTTCGGGAAGTGCTACCGACGCGGGTGTACCGGATTTCATAGAATTTATTGTGAAAGATCAACCCAGTAATAAATTGCCGATGCGTGGCGGATTGAGATGGTTGGATGTGCATTGCCTGAAGAAACATGATAAGATTTTTACCGATTTGCCCAAGGAGCAACAACTCGCGGTAGTCGATGAAATCGCATATCCCGAAAAAGCCGATCCGGCTGTTAGCCAGGGAGTATCCTTCTTTAACAGGATGCGAAATCTTACGGCAACAGGGTTTTTTACCACTAAAATGGGCATTGAAGATCTTGGTTACCAGGGAAATAAACCCAATGAATGGGATGGTGTGCCCGCGGATGTATTGAAACAATACAACCTGGCCTATGATGAGAAAATGTTGAAGGAAGCCGTGAGAATGGAAGATAGGGGAGAAATAATGAAGTGGGATTAAAAAATTAGACTATATTAGTAGTACCTGTTATACGGTATTATTCCACACGCTAATTAAAAATGCAAAAAACCGTCCTGGACAATTGACCGGGACGGTTTTTTTGTGATCACAAGAGATCTATAATTTAAAAATTAATGACTGTATTCTTTAAATACCTTGTTCAACCATCGCAACATTAAGAATATAGTTAGGGCAGCGATACCGAGTAAAACAAAATTCACCAGGAAATAATTAGCCTTGTTATCATATTTATCCCATAACGTGGCCAAGATGCCTGACAGTTTATTCCCCATGGATGTAGCCAAGAACCAACCTCCCATCATTAATGCGGTAATTCTCGGCGGACTTAATTTCGAAACGAGGGAAAGTCCCATCGGGCTTAAGAATAATTCTCCCAAGGTAATCATACCATAGCTCCCGAACAACCACCAGGGAGAAGCCTTGATTTCGCCGTTATGGCAATAATACACCGCGGCCACCATCATAAATGTTGATAATGCGGAAATAAGCAATCCATAAGCGATCTTGCTAGGAGTTGTAGGTTCTTTTTGCCGCCTTCGTAAAAACGCGAAGAACATCACCACCAGGGGAGTTAATATTAATACAAAGAAAGGGTTGATAGATTGGAACAACTCTGTATTGAATAAATAAATGGTATCATTTTCTGTCGGCATCTTCTCCGCCTGCAAGTTCTTGAAATAAGGATCGAGGCCAATATCCTTTACAGGGTTTCCATCAGCATCTTTTATAACACGGAACTCTTTATCATACTGCACTACTTCTGCCGGGGTATTGGTAACAGATTGAACCAGGTATAACCCGGTGGCCGGTTGTTCCAATACAGTTGGAACTTCCCTATCTGTATAATACTGGGCCCATGTTGTTAGCGCAGAACCGTTTTGTTTGAACACGGCCCAGAACATGATGGACACGGCAAATACCATCAACAAAGCCTTGATCGGTTTTTTATCGGCAGCGCTAGCCTTCCTTAACAGGTTGGCGTAGAAATAAACGATCGGGATACAAGCCAAAAGGAATGCATCCGTGGAATCGGAACCGAAAATATTTCCTGGGATCATCCAGCCAATTACAGCAGCTATGGCCGCAGGTAAGAATACGGAAGCCAAAATTTGTCCCATCGGCATATCTTCAGGTTGTACAGGCTTGCGAACATCCGCTTCCTTATAATGCTTCCTCCCCAGGATGAAAATCAACACGCCAAGGAACATACCGATGCCAGCGGCAATAAAGGCCGCGCTCCAACCGATGGTGTTTCTTAAGTAAGCCGCGAAGAAATTACAGATGAATGCGCCTATATTGATACCGAAATAAAATATGTTGAAGCCGGTATCTTTATTGGCTTTAAATTGGGGGGTATTGTAAGTATTTCCAAGCAAGGTGGAAATATTTGGTTTAAATAAACCGTTACCAATACAGAGCAAGGCTAAGGATATATAAAAGATCATTTCATTGTGGAATGAAATACCAATATAGCCGAGGCCCATCAATATACCACCTATAATGATGGATTTTGAATAGCCTAATATCCTATCAGCAAGTAGTCCGCCGATAAAAGGTGTCAGGTAAACCATCGCGAGATAGGTGCCATATATATCAACGGCCTTAGTGCGATCCATGCCCATACCGCCCTTATCGGAATCAGTTAAATAGAGTTGTAGGATACCGAGTAATAGATAAAATCCGAACCGTTCCCACATTTCCGAAAGGAATAGGAATGGCAACGAAGCAGGGTGTTTCCTGTTGGTTGGCATAAAATGCGTCAGTTTTGGTGAAAAGCTAAAAATAAGAAAGAATGTTGATTCCGCGCTTTACAAGGGAAAGAACCCGGTATGTTATGCTAAACAGGTAAAACCATTTAGCAGCTAGAACCCTTTATACATCTATGTTGCACGGTGTCGGTTTTTTATCGCCATTCATATATGAAATTGGAATTTCTTTTATTTTTCTATTATATTCATCAAAAATTTTTCCACACATGGTTCAAGAGAAAAACAACACCGGGGGGCAATCCCGTCGCAACTTCTTAAAGAGTGGCGCAATGGCTGCAGCCGGTTTTATGATCGTTCCACGTCATGTACTAGGCGGTAAGGGATACACAGCACCTAGTGATAGATTGATCGTTGCTGGTATTGGAGTTGGTGGTAAAGGTGAAAGCGATATTCACGAGTTTTCTAAAGGGAAAGCCGACATCGCTTTCCTATGTGATGTAGATGAAAAAAGGGCTGCTACTTCTGTTAAACGTTTCCCTAAAGCGAAGTTTTACAAGGACTTCCGTGAAATGTTAGACAAGGAACATAAAAACTTCGATGCTGTATCCGTATCAACACCGGATCATAACCACGCCATCCAAGCTATGGCCGCAATGCAATTGGGCAAGCACGTATATGTTCAAAAACCTTTGACACATGATATTTACGAGGCCCGTAAATTAACCGAAGCTGCCAAGAAATATAAAGTTGTTACCCAGATGGGTAACCAAGGCTCTTCTGGTGATGGTGTGCGCCAATTGATGGATTGGTACAGGGCAGGAATTGTCGGTGATGTACATACAGTGCACGTTTGGACTAACCGCCCCGTTTGGCCGCAAGGTATTCCTTGGAGTGACCAAAAGGCGGAAGTGCCTAAGACCTTAGATTGGAATCTTTGGTTAGGTACGGCTCCATATACCGATTATGTTGAAAAGCTAGTACCATTTAACTGGCGCGGCTGGTGGGAGTACGGTACAGGTGCGCTAGGAGATATGGGTTGTCACTTGATCGAACCTCCTTTCCGCGTATTGGGCTTAGGTTATCCTAGTGATGTTGAATGTAGTGTCGGTAGCGTATATGTGGATGAATTTAAACGTGGATATTTCCCTAAGAGCTGTCCTCCTTCTTCTCACGTAACGATGACCTTCAAAACGCCTAAGGGTGATGTGAAAATGCACTGGATGGATGGTGGTATTCAACCTACCCGTCCTGAAGAACTCGGTCCGAACGAAGTAATGGGTGATGGTGGTAACGGTGTGATCTTTGAAGGTTCTAAAGGTAAGATGATGTGCGGAACTTATGGTATCAATCCGCAGTTATTACCTACCTCCCGCACGGCCGGAACAAAAGTTCCACAAACGATTGACCGTGTACCGGAAGGGCACTACTTACAGTGGGTAAATGCTTGTATCGCTGGTTACGGTAAGAATGAATTAAGTTCTCCATTCGAGATTGCCGGTCCGTTGACCGAAACCATCCTGATGGGTAACTTGGCAATCCGCAGCTTCGATATTCAGAAACCCCGTGCTGACGGTAGGGGATTTGATTATCCGGGTCGTTATATCAAGTTGTTGTGGGATGGTCAGGATATGAAGATTACCAACTTCGATGATGCGAATCAGTTTGTAAAACGTACTTACCGCCAAGGTTGGACTTTGGGTGCGTAGGAATGTTTTTTGAAGATATAATTTTGGGAATGGCCTCCGGTTGGGGGCCATTTTTGTTTTGCTAGTGCCGGATTATGGGGGCCGGATATGTGGGGGCCGGTCGCGACCGGCCCCCTGGCAGGGAGGCATAAAAAAATAGGCTGGGTTTTACCCAGCCTATTTTTTTATGCCTCCGATTTCATCATTTTCTGTTGTTTCTTCCTTTCTTCCTCATCCAACAACACCTTACGCATACGGATATGGTTCGGTGTTACTTCGATACATTCATCGTGTTGAATGTATTCCATACATTCCTCCAGTGTCATCAATGTTTTAGGAGCGATGTTGGTAGCTGCATCGGAACCGCTGGCGCGCATGTTGGTCAGTTTTTTACCCTCGTTAGGGTTTACAACCAAGTCGCCGGGCTTATTGTTTTCCCCGATGATCATACCTTTATATACTTCTTCTCCCGGATCAACGAAGAAGAAACCCCTGTCTTGTAATTTATCAAGGGAGTAACCGGTAGTTGTACCTGCTTCTTTCGCGATCAATACGCCGTTGTTACGACCGGGGATGTTACCTTTCCATGGTTTGTAATCTAAGAAACGGTGTGCCATTACAGCTTCGCCGGCAGTTGCTGTCAACATTTGCGTACGCAAACCGATCAAGCCGCGGGAAGGAATTTCAAATTCCAGGTGCTGCATTTCGCCTTTCGTTTCCATGATCAACATTTCACCTTTACGGCGAGTCACGAGGTCAATTACTTTACTGGCAAATTCTTGCGGAACGTCAACTACCAAGGTTTCATAAGGCTCACATTTCTTACCGTCGATCGTTTTCAGGATTACTTGCGGCTGACCAACTGTTAATTCGTAACCTTCGCGGCGCATGGTTTCTACCAATACTCCCAGGTGAAGGATACCGCGACCATATACTAAGAAGCTATCAGCGCTGTCTGTATCAACTACACGTAAAGCCAGGTTTTTTTCCAGCTCTTTGGTCAAGCGGTCACGGATGTGACGGGAAGTAACGAATTTACCATCCTTACCGAAGAAAGGAGAGTTGTTGATGCTGAACATCATATTCATCGTAGGTTCGTCTACGCTGATTACTGGCAATGCTTCAGGGTTTTCGAAATCAGCGATGGTATCACCGATACCGAAAT includes the following:
- a CDS encoding gluconokinase, which produces MESNGKYVLGVDIGTGSAKTILSFAPGQVESVYSEHYPTNHPGPGYSEQDPDQVIEAVFNCIRKAVTSQSKTPEAISLSAAMHSLIAVDKTGKPLMPMMLWSDNRSAAAAAAIKNSPIGQELYQQTGTPIHAMSPLSKIKWLQSEQAQVFQKAYRFIGIKEYFLWHCMGEYVVDYNIASAMGLFDIRKHEWSSLALETLGISKDVLPHPVPPGSVFKIMKPAIAAKMGIPIGTKLIIGGSDGCMAQVGSGAIREQVATLTIGTSGAARMISHLPLVSGNGSLFTYALNENLYLVGGAINNGGNAAQWFQKTFYPGTAVTDLDKQLSSAFAIPAGAEGLLCLPYLSGERAPIWDSQAKGVFLGMQHHHTLAHFNRAMIEGICYSLRSVISELQETLGNITSIHVSGGFTASKDWVQLLCDVLELPCELYSHADASALGASLLGWEALGATDAWTFDIGKPSAVFKAQKNGIYQKHYDLFKAAYERLAGLFPEI
- a CDS encoding GMC family oxidoreductase encodes the protein MAFEIKKQAKMYDVCIVGSGAGGGMAAKVLSEAGLSVALLEAGPNYDPADPKQATQLKWPYESPRRGASTTRPFGDFDAAYGGWEIEGEPYTTKNGTQFDWFRSRMLGGRTNHWGRISLRFGPNDFKHRSLDGLGDDWPISYDDVKPFYDRVDKMIGVFGTREGIYNEPDGFFLPPPKPRLHELMVKQAGDKLGIPVIPSRLSILTRKVDDRRGACFYCSQCSRGCTIYGDFSSSSVLVKPTLKSGNVDLYVNAMAREVLTDSEGKATGISYVSKDDMQEYEVKARVVVLAASACESARLLLNSKSKRFENGLANGSDVVGKYLHDSTGSSRAAFLPSLMDRKRYNEDGVGGMHMYIPWWLDNKKLDFPRGYHIEFGGGMHMPSYGFGFGIEKLNGTVPGIDGKMKPAGGYGVGLKNDYRRFYGATVGFAGRGEAIARADNYCEIDPNVVDKYGIPVLRFHYTWSDHEIKQAKHMQDTFEQIIHEMGGVPLGTKPGEEERYGIETPGRIIHEVGTTRMGSDPRKSALNKYNQAHEVKNLFVVDGGAFVSQADKNPTWTILALSLRASEYIVDELKKQNL
- a CDS encoding gluconate 2-dehydrogenase subunit 3 family protein, translating into MDRRDSLKSLVFGSLSVGAILTACGEGGKDAKHATAPMAPGYGRTPDEAKRDAALKEEVFFTAAEMKTITVLADIIIPKDDTSGSATDAGVPDFIEFIVKDQPSNKLPMRGGLRWLDVHCLKKHDKIFTDLPKEQQLAVVDEIAYPEKADPAVSQGVSFFNRMRNLTATGFFTTKMGIEDLGYQGNKPNEWDGVPADVLKQYNLAYDEKMLKEAVRMEDRGEIMKWD
- a CDS encoding peptide MFS transporter, translated to MPTNRKHPASLPFLFLSEMWERFGFYLLLGILQLYLTDSDKGGMGMDRTKAVDIYGTYLAMVYLTPFIGGLLADRILGYSKSIIIGGILMGLGYIGISFHNEMIFYISLALLCIGNGLFKPNISTLLGNTYNTPQFKANKDTGFNIFYFGINIGAFICNFFAAYLRNTIGWSAAFIAAGIGMFLGVLIFILGRKHYKEADVRKPVQPEDMPMGQILASVFLPAAIAAVIGWMIPGNIFGSDSTDAFLLACIPIVYFYANLLRKASAADKKPIKALLMVFAVSIMFWAVFKQNGSALTTWAQYYTDREVPTVLEQPATGLYLVQSVTNTPAEVVQYDKEFRVIKDADGNPVKDIGLDPYFKNLQAEKMPTENDTIYLFNTELFQSINPFFVLILTPLVVMFFAFLRRRQKEPTTPSKIAYGLLISALSTFMMVAAVYYCHNGEIKASPWWLFGSYGMITLGELFLSPMGLSLVSKLSPPRITALMMGGWFLATSMGNKLSGILATLWDKYDNKANYFLVNFVLLGIAALTIFLMLRWLNKVFKEYSH
- a CDS encoding Gfo/Idh/MocA family oxidoreductase produces the protein MVQEKNNTGGQSRRNFLKSGAMAAAGFMIVPRHVLGGKGYTAPSDRLIVAGIGVGGKGESDIHEFSKGKADIAFLCDVDEKRAATSVKRFPKAKFYKDFREMLDKEHKNFDAVSVSTPDHNHAIQAMAAMQLGKHVYVQKPLTHDIYEARKLTEAAKKYKVVTQMGNQGSSGDGVRQLMDWYRAGIVGDVHTVHVWTNRPVWPQGIPWSDQKAEVPKTLDWNLWLGTAPYTDYVEKLVPFNWRGWWEYGTGALGDMGCHLIEPPFRVLGLGYPSDVECSVGSVYVDEFKRGYFPKSCPPSSHVTMTFKTPKGDVKMHWMDGGIQPTRPEELGPNEVMGDGGNGVIFEGSKGKMMCGTYGINPQLLPTSRTAGTKVPQTIDRVPEGHYLQWVNACIAGYGKNELSSPFEIAGPLTETILMGNLAIRSFDIQKPRADGRGFDYPGRYIKLLWDGQDMKITNFDDANQFVKRTYRQGWTLGA
- the typA gene encoding translational GTPase TypA translates to MQIRNIAIIAHVDHGKTTLVDKILHQTNVFRENQETGELIMDNNDLERERGITILSKNVSVEFNGVKINVIDTPGHADFGGEVERVLKMADGVILLVDAFEGPMPQTRFVLQKALQLNLKPIVVINKVDKPNCRPDEVHDAVFELFFNLDATEEQLDFPTYYGSGKNGWFNDSLTPSEDIIPLLEGILKHVPEPTIEEGTLQMQITSLDYSTFLGRIAIGRVARGTIKENQPISLIKADGTIVKTRVRELYIFEALGKKKVAEVVAGDICAVVGIEDFGIGDTIADFENPEALPVISVDEPTMNMMFSINNSPFFGKDGKFVTSRHIRDRLTKELEKNLALRVVDTDSADSFLVYGRGILHLGVLVETMRREGYELTVGQPQVILKTIDGKKCEPYETLVVDVPQEFASKVIDLVTRRKGEMLIMETKGEMQHLEFEIPSRGLIGLRTQMLTATAGEAVMAHRFLDYKPWKGNIPGRNNGVLIAKEAGTTTGYSLDKLQDRGFFFVDPGEEVYKGMIIGENNKPGDLVVNPNEGKKLTNMRASGSDAATNIAPKTLMTLEECMEYIQHDECIEVTPNHIRMRKVLLDEEERKKQQKMMKSEA